A genomic region of Magnolia sinica isolate HGM2019 chromosome 6, MsV1, whole genome shotgun sequence contains the following coding sequences:
- the LOC131249536 gene encoding uncharacterized protein LOC131249536, which translates to MGPLPPVGSGNTGLPGFLDSKLLPGLFSHISTRKVMSRRMAWLACRNQDTGSYTEFADAMELVGLMDAGLSGNRFTWSNNQVGSPRVWARLDRVLCNGSWINSFPHFQVKHLPHVNSDHCPLLLAFPPMMQYFLKSFRFQRMWILHQEYPNVIRQAWKDDLSDQPMINLMLKIQKVKNHLKEWNKSVFSNIFQQLKSAKHSIAQLED; encoded by the exons ATGGGTCCTCTACCCCCAGTTGGAAGTGGAAATACTGGATTGCCAGGATTTCTAGATTCAAAGCTTTTGCCCGGGTTATTTTCTCACATATCTACAAGGAAGGTAATGAGCCGGCGGATGGCATGGCTCGCTTG CAGAAATCAGGATACTGGCAGCTACACTGAATTTGCTGATGCAATGGAACTCGTTGGTTTGATGGATGCGGGTCTCAGCGGCAACAGGTTTACATGGAGCAATAATCAAGTGGGTAGCCCCCGGGTTTGGGCTCGCTTAGACAGAGTTCTTTGTAATGGTAGTTGGATTAATTCCTTTCCCCATTTCCAAGTCAAGCATCTCCCTCATGTCAACTCCGATCATTGCCCTCTCCTTCTAGCTTTTCCCCCAATGATGCAGTATTTCCTGAAATCGTTTCGTTTTCAGCGTATGTGGATCTTGCATCAGGAGTATCCCAATGTGATTAGACAGGCCTGGAAGGACGATCTTTCAGACCAACCCATGATCAATCTCATGCTCAAAATTCAGAAGGTCAAAAACCATCTGAAAGAGTGGAACAAATCTGTTTTTAGCAATATTTTCCAGCAACTCAAATCAGCTAAACACTCCATTGCCCAGTTGGAAGATTAG